From the Tripterygium wilfordii isolate XIE 37 chromosome 6, ASM1340144v1, whole genome shotgun sequence genome, one window contains:
- the LOC120001141 gene encoding solute carrier family 35 member F1-like isoform X3, with product MFLKIFTLRSGINAPTSQSFLNYVLLAIVYGGIMLYRRQALKAKWYYYILLALVDVEANFLVVKAYQYTSITSVMLLDCWSIPSVMLLTWIFLSTKYRFKKITGVVVCVAGLVMVVFSDVHAGDRAGGSNPRKGDFLVIAGATLYAISNVSEEFFVKTADRVELMSFLGFFGAIVSAVQIAILERNELSSIHWSAGAAVPFFGFAGAMFLFYSLVPLLLKSNGSTMLNLSLLTSDMWAVVIRIFAYHEKVDWMYFVAFAAVAIGLVIYSGGDRDVDHHQVDVADEDVDRRKHFDEEAGDTGNFNQTSIAGSSKTGDNSLSSGSVTAGNRDVKHMESKNAGKDTKL from the exons atgttcttaaagatTTTCACATTAAGAAGTG GAATTAATGCACCAACATCGCAGTCTTTCCTCAACTATGTGTTGTTGGCGATTGTTTATGGTGGTATAATGCTTTACCGAAGGCAAGCGCTCAAG gcAAAATGGTACTACTACATACTTCTTGCATTGGTAGATGTAGAAGCCAACTTCTTGG TTGTGAAGGCCTATCAATACACTTCTATAACGAGTGTCATGCTGCTGGATTGTTGGTCAATACCATCTGTTATGCTTCTTACATGGATTTTCCTGAGCACAAAGTACAGATTTAAAAAGATAACTGGGGTGGTTGTTTGTGTCGCTGGGCTTGTTATGGTTGTTTTTTCTGATGTTCATGCAGGGGACCGTGCAG GTGGAAGCAATCCTCGTAAAGGTGATTTCCTTGTTATTGCTGGTGCAACACTGTATGCTATTAGTAATGTCAGTGAG GAGTTCTTTGTGAAGACTGCTGATAGAGTTGAGCTCATGTCATTTCTGGGCTTTTTTGGTGCCATTGTCAGTGCTGTCCAAAT AGCCATACTTGAGCGCAATGAACTTTCGTCTATTCACTGGTCAGCTGGGGCA GCTGTTCCTTTCTTTGGATTTGCAGGGGCCATGTTCCTGTTTTACTCATTAGTGCCACTTTTGCTCAAG AGTAATGGATCCACGATGCTCAACCTGTCTTTGCTGACATCAGATATGTGGGCTGTTGTAATTCGAATCTTTGCTTACCACGAGAAG GTTGattggatgtactttgtggccTTTGCTGCTGTTGCAATTGGGTTGGTTATCTATTCTGG GGGAGACAGAGATGTGGATCATCACCAAGTTGATGTCGCTGATGAAGATGTCGATCGACGCAAACACTTTGATGAGGAGGCTGGCGATACTGGAAATTTTAATCAAACGAGTATAGCTGGGAGCTCAAAGACGGGGGACAACAGCCTATCATCAGGATCTGTTACTGCTGGAAATAGAGACGTAAAACATATGGAAAGCAAGAACGCTGGAAAAGATACAAAGTTATGA
- the LOC120001141 gene encoding solute carrier family 35 member F1-like isoform X1, with product MMNFNEFWTKKTLYGLGLGQFLSLLITSTGFSSSELAKKGINAPTSQSFLNYVLLAIVYGGIMLYRRQALKAKWYYYILLALVDVEANFLVVKAYQYTSITSVMLLDCWSIPSVMLLTWIFLSTKYRFKKITGVVVCVAGLVMVVFSDVHAGDRAGGSNPRKGDFLVIAGATLYAISNVSEEFFVKTADRVELMSFLGFFGAIVSAVQIAILERNELSSIHWSAGAAVPFFGFAGAMFLFYSLVPLLLKSNGSTMLNLSLLTSDMWAVVIRIFAYHEKVDWMYFVAFAAVAIGLVIYSGGDRDVDHHQVDVADEDVDRRKHFDEEAGDTGNFNQTSIAGSSKTGDNSLSSGSVTAGNRDVKHMESKNAGKDTKL from the exons ATGATGAACTTCAATGAATTTTGGACAAAGAAGACGCTTTATGGTCTTGGGCTAGGTCAGTTTCTATCGTTGCTGATCACTTCCACCGGGTTTTCTTCGTCTGAACTCGCcaaaaaag GAATTAATGCACCAACATCGCAGTCTTTCCTCAACTATGTGTTGTTGGCGATTGTTTATGGTGGTATAATGCTTTACCGAAGGCAAGCGCTCAAG gcAAAATGGTACTACTACATACTTCTTGCATTGGTAGATGTAGAAGCCAACTTCTTGG TTGTGAAGGCCTATCAATACACTTCTATAACGAGTGTCATGCTGCTGGATTGTTGGTCAATACCATCTGTTATGCTTCTTACATGGATTTTCCTGAGCACAAAGTACAGATTTAAAAAGATAACTGGGGTGGTTGTTTGTGTCGCTGGGCTTGTTATGGTTGTTTTTTCTGATGTTCATGCAGGGGACCGTGCAG GTGGAAGCAATCCTCGTAAAGGTGATTTCCTTGTTATTGCTGGTGCAACACTGTATGCTATTAGTAATGTCAGTGAG GAGTTCTTTGTGAAGACTGCTGATAGAGTTGAGCTCATGTCATTTCTGGGCTTTTTTGGTGCCATTGTCAGTGCTGTCCAAAT AGCCATACTTGAGCGCAATGAACTTTCGTCTATTCACTGGTCAGCTGGGGCA GCTGTTCCTTTCTTTGGATTTGCAGGGGCCATGTTCCTGTTTTACTCATTAGTGCCACTTTTGCTCAAG AGTAATGGATCCACGATGCTCAACCTGTCTTTGCTGACATCAGATATGTGGGCTGTTGTAATTCGAATCTTTGCTTACCACGAGAAG GTTGattggatgtactttgtggccTTTGCTGCTGTTGCAATTGGGTTGGTTATCTATTCTGG GGGAGACAGAGATGTGGATCATCACCAAGTTGATGTCGCTGATGAAGATGTCGATCGACGCAAACACTTTGATGAGGAGGCTGGCGATACTGGAAATTTTAATCAAACGAGTATAGCTGGGAGCTCAAAGACGGGGGACAACAGCCTATCATCAGGATCTGTTACTGCTGGAAATAGAGACGTAAAACATATGGAAAGCAAGAACGCTGGAAAAGATACAAAGTTATGA